Within the Flavobacterium sp. N502536 genome, the region ATTGCCTTCTACTTTTTGGATGCGCTGCCAGCCATTCAAATACATTGCGGCTACATACCATGCTCCGGATTCAGAAGTATAACCAATTTTAACCCCCGTTTCATAATAAGGAGAGTTTTCAGCCAGAATACTTCGGGTCAGATTTTGACAATCTTTTCCGATAGCACTTTCAAAACCAAGATGTGATGGCATAATTCCCGCATCAACCCATAAATTATGAGAAGAAGAAATCTTCACTCCCACATTGGCTTCATATACATTTTTTAATAAACCCTGCTCGGCAGCCAGGTTGTACTCGGCGTAAGTTCCGGCCATCAGCGCAAAATTTCCGCGAACATTGCCTTTGCTGTAGTTCACTTTTGCCAACCCTAAATTGATATTCATTTCATTACTTTTATTGTAGTTGTAAATAAATCCCGGGCGGGTATGATTATCCGGTTTTCCAAAATCATAGCTGTAATAAACGTCTACGTATCCTGAAAATGTAAACGGACTTTTTGATTCTTCCTGAGCGTGTAAATTGCTATAACCAAAAGCGATTAAAGCGGTAAGTATAATTTTTTTCATTTTGTGGTATTCAATTATTTATTTAGTAGATTTTTTTAGGAGCTAATCCCGCTATCCGTTTCAATCTTTTGTGTCCGCCGCGGCGGACACAAAAGGATTTCCACTACTATCGGGGCTAGATTATTCGGGGCAAAAAGGGGGATTATATCGATTTTATATCCTAACAGGTTTCCAAAACCTGTTCAAAGAAAAAACCTTAGCACCTTAGTATCTCAGTACCTCAGAGCCTCTATTTCAATTGATCAAGGGCAATATTCAGTTCCAGTACATTAACTGTTTCCGGACCTACAACAGCAGTATTGATTTTAGATTCTACCAAAGTTTTTACTTTAGCCTCGTCTAATTTTCTTTCTTTGGCAATTCGTTTCACCTGAATCAAAGCGCCTTGCGGTGAAATATTCGGATCTAAACCGCTTCCTGAAGCTGTAACCATATCTGCAGGAATCTCTGCTTTTTTCAAATACGGATGAACGATTAAAAACGTATCGACTCTTTTTTGAACCAAAGCCAGGTATTCGGCATTACTTGGTCCTTTGTTGCTTCCGGCACTTCCGGCAGCATTATAATCTACAGCCGAAGGTCGTCCCCAGAAGTAATTGGACTTATCGAATTTCTGACCAATTTTTTGGTATCCTACCACTTTTCCCTTAACCAAAATCGTTTCTCCTTTTCCTTGATTAGGAGCAAATTGTGCAATTCCATAGATTGCAAGA harbors:
- a CDS encoding porin yields the protein MKKIILTALIAFGYSNLHAQEESKSPFTFSGYVDVYYSYDFGKPDNHTRPGFIYNYNKSNEMNINLGLAKVNYSKGNVRGNFALMAGTYAEYNLAAEQGLLKNVYEANVGVKISSSHNLWVDAGIMPSHLGFESAIGKDCQNLTRSILAENSPYYETGVKIGYTSESGAWYVAAMYLNGWQRIQKVEGNQTPAFGTQITYKPSDKVVLNWSTYVGNEQPDIDKKWRYFNNFYGQFKVTDKTNITAGFDVGTQQSAKNSAKYDAWFSPILILQYKPTDKIQLAARGEYYSDEKGVIIATQTPNGFKTYGFSANFDYLVTDNVMFRLEARNLSSKDEIFTKNNLPTSTNTFVTTSLAISF
- a CDS encoding K(+)-transporting ATPase subunit C; this encodes MKNIFSLFKLTLLTVILFAVIYPLAIYGIAQFAPNQGKGETILVKGKVVGYQKIGQKFDKSNYFWGRPSAVDYNAAGSAGSNKGPSNAEYLALVQKRVDTFLIVHPYLKKAEIPADMVTASGSGLDPNISPQGALIQVKRIAKERKLDEAKVKTLVESKINTAVVGPETVNVLELNIALDQLK